Sequence from the Trueperaceae bacterium genome:
AGGCGCCGTCGTCGGGGAGGGGGAGGCGGGCGACGGACGTGCCGTCCTCCCAGCGTCGAACGTCGATCACCCGGTCGGGACCGGGCTGCGGGTCGGGACCGGCGGCGAGGGCGGTGGCGGCGAGCAGGAGGACCGCGAGCGCTCCCCCGACCCGCCGGGCCGCGCCGCGCGGGAGGGTCCCCACGAACCCTCCCGCGCACCGCACGGGACGTGCGATGGGCACGTCCGCCCCCTTAGTTCGGGGGCATCAGGTCGGCGGGCACCTCGTAGCCGGCGTCCTCGAAGTAGCGGACCGCGCCGGGGTGGAACGGGATCGGCGTGGCGGCCAGGGACAGCTCCGGCGTGGTGTTGTTCGCGCTCGGGTGGACCGCGATGACCTCGTCGATGTGCGTGTAGAGCACGTCGAGGAAGTCGTACGCCAGTTGCTCGTCCATCTCCGCGGCGACGAGGATCACGTTCGGGGTCCCGATCGTGCTGACGTCCTCGTCGACGCCGGTGTACGTCCCGGCCGGCAACGTCACGGGCGCGAACACGTCGCTGGCCCCGAGGCCGTTCTCGAGCTCCTCGCCCTCGATGCTGACGATCTCGATGTCGCGGGTCGTCGCCAGGTCGAGGATCGAGCTGGTGGGCGGACCGACCGACCAGAAGCCGGCGTCGATGTCGCCGTCGCGGAGCGCCGCGGCGGTCTCGTTGAAGTTCAGGCGCTGCTCGTCGATGTCGTCGTACGTGATGCCGTTCGCTTCGAGGATCGATTGCGCCGACACCTCGGTGCCGCTGCCGGGGGCCCCGACCGAGACGCGCTTGCCCTCGAGGTCGGCGAGGCTCTCGATGCCGCTCCCGGCGAGGGTCACGAGGTGCACGGTGTTGGCGTACGCCACCCCGAGCGCCCGGAGGTTCGGCAGCTGCGGCGGCTGGCCGTCGCCACCGAAGTTGCCGGTCCCGGTGTAGGCCTGGAGGACCGTGTCGGCGAGCGCCAGGGCGATGTCGGACTCGCCGCGGGCGATGAAGCCGGAGTTGGCGACCGACGCGCCGGTGGACTCCGCCGCGGCGGTGTAGCCGTCGATGTAGGTGTTGATGAGTTCGGCGTAGGCGCCGCCGGTCGGGTAGTACGTCCCGCCGGTCCCGCCGGTGGCGATCGAGAGGCTGTTCTGCGCGAACGCCATCCCGAGGGTGAGGGCCACGGCGGCCAGCGCGGATGCGACGAATCGGTTCGACATACCGGTCCTCCATTACGAGCAGGGGGAAGTTGGGGACGAACGTCCCTTTCGAATTGTGCCCCGACATGCGTGGGACGGCTGCCGGAGTGTGAGGATGATGACGGTTCGTCCAACGGCCCGTCTGTGCCCTGCGCGACAGTGGTTTCCGGCCCGGTGGTACAACGACGCCATGCTCGACGACCTGCTCGTCCTCGACCTCTCCCGCGTCCTCGCGGGGCCCTACGCGACGCAGGCGCTGCGCGACCTCGGAGCGCGCGTCGTCAAGGTCGAGGCGCCGCACGGCGACGACACCCGCGGGTGGGGCCCCCCGTTCCTCGCCGGCGAGGGTAGCGACGCGGGCTACTTCGCGTCGGTCAACCGCGGCAAGGAGAGCCTCGCCGTGGACCTCAAGCGGCCCGAGGGCCGCGACGTCGTCCGTCGCCTCGCGCTCGAGGCGGACGTGCTCGTCGAGAACTTCAAGGTCGGGGACCTGGCCCGCTACGGCCTCGCGCCCAGCGACCTCGCCGCCGACCACCCGAGCCT
This genomic interval carries:
- a CDS encoding TAXI family TRAP transporter solute-binding subunit codes for the protein MSNRFVASALAAVALTLGMAFAQNSLSIATGGTGGTYYPTGGAYAELINTYIDGYTAAAESTGASVANSGFIARGESDIALALADTVLQAYTGTGNFGGDGQPPQLPNLRALGVAYANTVHLVTLAGSGIESLADLEGKRVSVGAPGSGTEVSAQSILEANGITYDDIDEQRLNFNETAAALRDGDIDAGFWSVGPPTSSILDLATTRDIEIVSIEGEELENGLGASDVFAPVTLPAGTYTGVDEDVSTIGTPNVILVAAEMDEQLAYDFLDVLYTHIDEVIAVHPSANNTTPELSLAATPIPFHPGAVRYFEDAGYEVPADLMPPN